One part of the Bacillus sp. FJAT-45350 genome encodes these proteins:
- the pstB gene encoding phosphate ABC transporter ATP-binding protein PstB has protein sequence MLENRDEIITNAQLVTQEVKSIKVVYDTRDLNLWYGEDHALKNINLPILENEVTAIIGPSGCGKSTYIKTLNRMVELVPTVRISGEILYKERNIFEKTYQVEDLRTRVGMVFQKPNPFPKSIFENVAYGPKIHGIKDKKILKEIVENSLRGAAIWDEVKDRLHENAYGLSGGQQQRLCIARCLAIEPDVILMDEPTSALDPISTLKVEELVQELKKNYSIVIVTHNMQQAARISDKTAFFLNGEVIEFDETSKIFSNPSDKRTEDYISGRFG, from the coding sequence ATGTTAGAAAATAGAGATGAAATTATTACTAACGCTCAATTAGTTACTCAAGAAGTGAAAAGTATTAAAGTCGTATATGATACGAGAGATTTAAATCTATGGTATGGGGAAGACCATGCATTAAAAAATATTAACCTTCCTATTTTGGAAAATGAGGTAACGGCTATTATTGGGCCTTCTGGTTGTGGAAAATCTACGTATATTAAGACATTAAATAGAATGGTAGAATTAGTACCGACCGTACGCATTTCTGGTGAAATTTTATACAAGGAACGCAATATATTTGAAAAAACTTATCAAGTGGAAGATTTACGGACACGAGTTGGTATGGTATTTCAGAAACCAAATCCATTTCCTAAATCAATTTTTGAAAATGTGGCCTATGGACCAAAAATTCATGGGATTAAAGATAAAAAGATATTGAAAGAGATAGTTGAGAATAGTTTAAGAGGAGCTGCTATTTGGGATGAGGTAAAGGACCGCTTACACGAAAATGCTTATGGATTATCAGGGGGACAACAACAACGTTTATGTATTGCTCGTTGTTTAGCGATTGAACCAGATGTCATTTTGATGGATGAACCGACTTCGGCTCTTGACCCCATTTCAACGTTAAAGGTAGAAGAGCTTGTACAAGAGTTGAAGAAAAATTATAGCATTGTCATTGTAACTCATAATATGCAACAAGCTGCTAGAATCTCTGACAAAACAGCTTTCTTCTTAAATGGTGAAGTGATTGAATTTGATGAAACAAGCAAAATATTCTCAAACCCAAGTGATAAACGAACTGAGGATTATATATCAGGACGCTTCGGTTAA
- the pstC gene encoding phosphate ABC transporter permease subunit PstC, which translates to MIDKNKSSISIGNIIEKVVPGFLLAIATISILTTIGILFTLLSETVLFFKAVPFVDFYTGTVLRPLSQDPQFGVLPLLTGTIISSVIAMFVAIPIGVMTAIFLSEYASDRVRRTLKPILEVLAGIPTIVYGFFAFTFITPLLREFIPGLGATNILSPGLVMGIMIIPMVASLSEDAMSSVPRSMREGALALGSTKLEVTRKVVLPAAASGIIASFVLGISRAIGETMIVTIASGSTKNFTFDITQSMQTMTAYIVEVTGGDAPAGSTIYYSLYAVAMTLFAFTLLMNLLAQYISRRVREEY; encoded by the coding sequence ATGATTGATAAAAATAAAAGCTCAATTAGTATAGGGAATATCATTGAAAAAGTTGTCCCTGGCTTTTTATTAGCTATTGCTACCATTTCAATCTTAACAACAATAGGAATCTTATTTACATTGTTAAGTGAAACTGTTCTATTTTTTAAAGCAGTACCTTTTGTTGATTTCTATACTGGGACTGTTCTTAGGCCATTAAGTCAAGATCCCCAGTTTGGTGTACTTCCATTACTAACTGGGACAATTATATCTTCTGTCATAGCTATGTTTGTAGCTATACCGATTGGTGTAATGACGGCTATCTTTTTAAGTGAATATGCATCAGATAGAGTAAGAAGAACATTAAAACCAATTTTAGAAGTTCTTGCTGGTATTCCTACGATTGTCTATGGATTCTTTGCATTTACGTTTATTACACCGTTACTTCGAGAGTTTATCCCTGGCTTAGGTGCGACTAATATTCTTAGTCCAGGATTAGTAATGGGTATCATGATCATTCCTATGGTTGCATCACTTTCGGAGGATGCGATGAGTTCTGTACCAAGATCAATGCGAGAAGGAGCCTTAGCTTTAGGTTCAACAAAGCTTGAAGTGACGCGGAAGGTTGTACTTCCAGCAGCAGCTTCTGGGATTATTGCTTCATTTGTTCTTGGAATTTCTAGAGCGATTGGAGAAACGATGATTGTAACGATCGCAAGTGGAAGTACAAAGAACTTTACATTTGATATCACTCAGTCAATGCAAACAATGACCGCTTATATTGTAGAGGTTACAGGTGGGGATGCTCCTGCTGGTTCGACTATTTATTACAGTCTATATGCGGTTGCCATGACACTTTTTGCTTTTACCCTACTGATGAATTTACTTGCTCAATATATCTCTCGTAGGGTTAGGGAGGAATACTAA
- the pstA gene encoding phosphate ABC transporter permease PstA, producing the protein MKYVDLAQVEKKMNSRILLNKIAKNMFIMAAFFGLLVLVVLIADVFSKSLGWINTDFLTGRYSNDASKAGIMGAILGTLWLMAVVAPVTMFLGVGTAIYLEEYAKKGKVRSFIQTNIANLAGVPSVVFGILGLTIFVRNFDLGSVVLAGGLTMALLVLPIVVVASQEAIRSVPQYLREASYGMGATKWQTIMRVVLPASIAGILTGLILSLSRSIGETAPLIVLGIPALLIPFPGGIFDRFTILPMQIYYWTIDAALVAEYANLAAATILVLLVVLFTMNSFAIIIRNKFQKRY; encoded by the coding sequence ATGAAATATGTTGATTTAGCCCAAGTTGAAAAGAAAATGAACTCACGAATCTTATTAAATAAAATAGCAAAAAACATGTTTATTATGGCAGCTTTCTTTGGATTACTTGTATTAGTTGTATTAATAGCAGATGTTTTTTCTAAAAGTTTAGGTTGGATTAATACAGACTTCCTAACTGGAAGGTATTCTAATGATGCAAGCAAAGCTGGTATTATGGGAGCGATTCTAGGCACGTTATGGCTAATGGCTGTAGTAGCACCTGTCACAATGTTTTTAGGAGTCGGAACAGCTATCTATTTAGAAGAATATGCAAAAAAGGGGAAGGTTCGTTCCTTCATACAAACAAATATAGCAAATTTAGCTGGTGTTCCGTCAGTCGTATTTGGAATATTAGGCTTAACGATATTTGTAAGAAACTTTGATTTAGGGTCAGTAGTCTTAGCCGGTGGATTAACAATGGCACTTTTAGTGCTACCAATTGTTGTAGTTGCTAGTCAGGAAGCAATTCGCTCAGTTCCACAGTATCTTAGAGAAGCTTCGTATGGGATGGGTGCTACTAAGTGGCAAACGATAATGAGAGTTGTATTACCAGCTTCTATAGCTGGAATATTGACAGGTTTAATTCTTTCGCTCTCTCGTTCAATAGGAGAAACGGCACCACTGATTGTATTAGGTATCCCTGCATTATTGATTCCATTTCCAGGGGGAATATTCGATAGGTTTACAATACTTCCAATGCAAATCTATTACTGGACAATTGACGCAGCTCTTGTAGCCGAATATGCCAATTTAGCTGCTGCAACAATTCTTGTGTTACTAGTTGTGTTGTTTACTATGAATTCATTTGCAATTATTATCAGAAACAAGTTTCAAAAGAGATATTAA
- the phoU gene encoding phosphate signaling complex protein PhoU, whose product MSVRETFELALKDLRLSIIAMGHEVEKVLHQVIDAFEQNNENILNDVIKNDPRINHLELLINERVTLMIAKQQPVATDLRKLIVALKISSDLERVGDLAVDIAKVSKRLQVNSLGEQRERLLEIADVAKNMISSALEAYLHSDVLKAQKIATLDDKVDTMFGEFVRGIFQQGKEVDVAEQITNLAFIARYIERIADYATNLAEWVVYEVNGQHFDLN is encoded by the coding sequence TTGAGTGTTCGTGAAACGTTTGAGCTGGCCTTAAAAGATTTGAGATTGAGTATTATAGCGATGGGGCATGAGGTAGAGAAAGTACTTCATCAAGTAATAGATGCTTTTGAGCAAAATAATGAGAATATATTAAATGATGTTATTAAGAATGATCCTAGGATTAATCATCTAGAGCTTTTGATTAATGAACGGGTTACGCTTATGATTGCTAAACAACAACCGGTTGCTACAGACTTGCGAAAGCTGATTGTTGCTTTGAAAATTTCTAGTGACTTAGAAAGAGTTGGTGACCTAGCAGTAGACATTGCAAAGGTTTCTAAACGGTTACAAGTGAATTCTTTAGGAGAACAAAGGGAAAGGTTGCTAGAAATAGCTGATGTTGCGAAGAACATGATTTCAAGTGCCTTAGAAGCTTATTTACATTCTGATGTATTGAAAGCACAAAAAATAGCAACGCTCGATGACAAAGTAGATACGATGTTTGGGGAATTTGTTCGCGGAATATTTCAGCAAGGTAAAGAAGTTGATGTAGCTGAGCAAATAACAAACTTAGCTTTTATTGCACGATACATTGAAAGAATTGCTGATTATGCTACTAATTTAGCGGAGTGGGTTGTCTACGAAGTGAATGGACAGCATTTTGATTTGAATTAA